The proteins below come from a single Iocasia fonsfrigidae genomic window:
- a CDS encoding TonB-dependent receptor plug domain-containing protein, which yields MNRKVAVFLFFLLIINVVVPVVMAEEIDKENILTLDEVIVTASKYQEKLSEAAVSIEVINQEEIERKNVSDAGELLKGIPGINFEYRSLNGSKQVSIRGANTNQVLVLIDGQPSNWAKNNIGNLAKIPAEQIERIEIVKSPASALYGANALGGVINIITKSGSQEPITNVKLAYGSYDMREYYLGHSGRTNKLGYNIMVKKRETDGYAEDGSDKLKQSNIFTKFNYQLDQFSKINISLRYTDMDTDINDYNANEPYHNDEDFNLNLQWKKQTDSNEHSVVVYHNQHDNTDFKKDKEHNTRDLGINYDHTNYYQQHIITYGLEFVQSEIDSDTYLKHDNLNQALFIQDAFKINDRLKFNLGCRYDNHEEYGSEFSPKLGTVYNFNSRVNWYTAVGKAYRAPSYSELYLPQSKMSSAYYVGNPDLDPEIAIVYETGLRYLDKGLKTELSLFKRDVDDLIDYLTTYEYIDGKYSKVKTKTNINSVRITGFEVSLLKELNDSFSTNFNYTYLDARDEENDEQLDGKPYHTANLGLAYQEQDISSSVDCRFVGSKADGSEMIDAYFVVDWSLSKEIVKDTDLSLKINNLLDREYTTNGTSEMPGRNYVIELSKRF from the coding sequence ATGAATAGAAAAGTAGCAGTGTTTTTGTTTTTTTTGTTAATAATTAATGTGGTAGTACCAGTTGTTATGGCTGAGGAGATAGATAAAGAAAATATTTTAACTTTAGATGAGGTTATAGTGACTGCTTCTAAATATCAAGAAAAGTTATCAGAGGCTGCGGTAAGTATAGAAGTAATAAATCAAGAAGAGATAGAGAGAAAGAATGTTAGTGATGCAGGTGAATTATTAAAGGGTATTCCAGGAATAAATTTTGAATATAGAAGTCTTAATGGTTCAAAACAAGTTTCTATTCGTGGTGCAAATACTAATCAGGTTTTAGTTTTAATTGACGGTCAACCTAGTAATTGGGCCAAGAATAATATAGGGAATTTAGCCAAAATTCCTGCTGAGCAGATTGAAAGAATAGAAATAGTCAAAAGTCCTGCTTCTGCCTTATATGGTGCTAATGCTTTAGGGGGAGTAATTAATATTATTACTAAGAGTGGTAGTCAGGAACCAATTACTAATGTAAAATTAGCTTATGGATCTTATGATATGCGGGAGTATTATTTAGGACATAGTGGGAGAACAAATAAGTTAGGGTATAATATAATGGTTAAGAAAAGAGAAACAGATGGTTATGCTGAAGATGGTAGTGATAAATTAAAGCAAAGTAATATTTTTACTAAATTTAATTACCAATTAGATCAGTTTTCTAAAATTAATATATCTTTAAGATATACTGATATGGACACTGATATTAATGATTATAATGCTAATGAGCCTTATCATAATGATGAAGATTTTAACTTGAATCTTCAGTGGAAAAAACAGACTGATAGTAATGAGCATAGTGTAGTTGTTTATCATAACCAACACGATAATACAGATTTTAAAAAAGATAAGGAACATAATACTAGAGATTTAGGAATAAATTATGATCATACCAATTATTATCAACAACATATTATTACTTATGGTTTAGAGTTTGTACAGAGTGAGATTGATAGTGATACTTATTTAAAACATGATAATCTGAATCAAGCCTTATTTATTCAAGATGCGTTTAAGATAAATGATAGATTAAAGTTTAATTTAGGTTGTCGTTATGATAATCATGAAGAATACGGTTCTGAATTCAGTCCTAAACTAGGAACGGTTTATAATTTTAATTCAAGAGTTAACTGGTATACTGCAGTAGGGAAGGCTTATCGGGCTCCATCATATAGCGAATTATATCTCCCACAATCTAAGATGAGCTCGGCTTATTATGTTGGTAATCCGGATTTAGACCCAGAGATTGCTATAGTATATGAAACTGGTCTAAGGTATTTAGACAAGGGATTAAAAACAGAATTGAGCTTATTTAAAAGGGATGTTGATGATTTGATAGATTATTTAACAACTTATGAGTATATAGATGGCAAATACTCTAAAGTGAAGACTAAAACCAATATTAATTCAGTGAGGATTACAGGGTTTGAAGTGAGCTTGCTTAAAGAATTAAATGATAGTTTTTCGACAAATTTTAATTATACCTATTTAGATGCTAGAGACGAAGAGAATGATGAACAATTAGATGGTAAACCATATCATACAGCTAATTTAGGGTTGGCTTATCAAGAGCAAGATATTAGTAGTAGTGTAGATTGTAGATTTGTAGGAAGCAAAGCTGATGGGAGTGAGATGATAGATGCTTATTTTGTTGTTGATTGGAGTCTAAGTAAAGAGATAGTTAAAGATACAGATTTATCATTAAAGATTAATAACTTGCTTGATCGGGAATATACAACTAATGGAACTAGTGAGATGCCAGGACGGAATTATGTGATAGAACTTAGTAAGAGATTCTAA
- a CDS encoding ABC transporter ATP-binding protein has protein sequence MDIKCQDLYFAYNKDDVIKKINLEIKSGQLTSIVGPNGIGKSTLLKCLCNIYKPKHGVVYLNGKEIVSMNSRTLAKNLAYVPQKQAISFSMTVYEMILLGRRPYIKWKVSANDEAIVESILNKFKIMHLAEREINTLSGGEKQKVAIARALAQEPNILFLDEPTSSLDINHQLEVISNLRSLVYQESKAVVVVLHDLNLANRFSDKVFLMGKDGFYKEGSPEEVLSSENIKDIYNLEVEIINTSQGKYIIPRDTGIF, from the coding sequence ATGGATATTAAATGTCAAGATTTATATTTTGCTTATAATAAAGATGATGTGATTAAAAAAATCAATTTGGAAATAAAATCAGGGCAACTGACAAGTATTGTTGGGCCCAATGGGATTGGTAAGTCTACTTTGCTTAAATGTTTATGTAATATATATAAGCCTAAGCATGGGGTTGTTTATTTAAATGGTAAGGAAATAGTCAGCATGAATTCACGGACACTAGCTAAAAATCTGGCTTATGTTCCGCAGAAGCAGGCTATTAGTTTTAGTATGACAGTTTATGAAATGATCCTATTGGGCAGGAGACCTTATATCAAATGGAAGGTATCAGCAAATGATGAAGCGATTGTAGAGTCTATTCTAAATAAATTTAAGATTATGCATCTGGCTGAAAGAGAAATTAACACCCTGAGTGGAGGAGAAAAACAAAAAGTAGCTATTGCCCGTGCCCTGGCTCAGGAACCTAATATCCTTTTTCTTGATGAACCTACATCTAGTCTTGATATAAATCATCAACTAGAAGTAATCAGTAATCTTCGGAGTCTTGTATATCAAGAAAGTAAAGCTGTCGTAGTGGTATTACATGATCTTAATTTAGCGAATAGATTTTCAGATAAGGTATTTTTGATGGGAAAAGATGGTTTTTATAAAGAGGGATCTCCTGAAGAAGTACTTAGTTCAGAGAATATAAAGGATATATATAATCTAGAGGTAGAAATAATAAACACTAGTCAGGGTAAATATATCATTCCTCGGGATACTGGAATTTTTTGA
- a CDS encoding FecCD family ABC transporter permease, with the protein MFNTKLSKSLYSRIIAKRVLLLILMAVILLLVLGYSITLGVADITMKDVYGVILQKITGITLGNYTNFDQGIILKIRLPRVLLGLITGLSLGANGTVMQSLLRNPLASPYTLGVSSASALGAGMAIVLGNYILGTEMMVQYGSWIIIMGAFVMGILSIILINVISSLKKGGAATLILAGVALSYLFSAGISFLKYTSNHEQLAELTIWLMGGLYRAEWIDVLILTPIMIICFIFLIKLAWDINTLNAGEEVAKNLGIDVKTLRRKGSFITALLTSCVVAFTGIIGFVGLLAPHVCRMIFGNDNRFLIIASGLMGAIILVLADTAARLIINPTELPIGIITSICGAPFFLYILIRRKSDYF; encoded by the coding sequence GTGTTTAATACTAAATTAAGTAAGAGTTTATATTCTAGGATAATAGCTAAAAGGGTATTGCTGTTAATTTTAATGGCTGTGATTTTGCTGTTAGTTTTAGGTTATTCTATAACCCTGGGGGTTGCTGATATAACTATGAAAGATGTTTATGGGGTTATATTACAAAAAATAACAGGGATTACTCTTGGTAATTATACAAATTTTGATCAAGGAATAATATTAAAAATCAGATTACCTCGAGTATTATTGGGGTTAATTACTGGTTTATCATTAGGGGCTAATGGTACTGTTATGCAGTCATTATTACGCAACCCCCTAGCTAGTCCCTATACATTAGGTGTTTCTTCAGCTTCGGCTTTAGGGGCAGGGATGGCTATTGTTTTGGGAAATTATATCCTTGGTACAGAAATGATGGTTCAATATGGTTCCTGGATAATAATAATGGGGGCTTTTGTAATGGGTATTTTGAGTATTATTTTAATTAATGTGATATCATCTTTAAAAAAAGGTGGAGCAGCCACTTTGATTCTGGCCGGGGTAGCTTTAAGCTATCTCTTTTCAGCAGGAATATCTTTTCTAAAATATACTTCTAATCATGAGCAACTTGCTGAATTAACTATCTGGTTGATGGGTGGTCTATATCGAGCAGAATGGATTGATGTTTTAATACTGACACCAATTATGATAATTTGTTTTATATTTTTAATTAAATTAGCCTGGGACATTAATACATTAAACGCTGGTGAAGAGGTGGCTAAAAATTTAGGAATAGATGTAAAAACATTGCGGAGAAAGGGGAGTTTTATTACAGCTTTATTAACAAGTTGTGTGGTGGCTTTTACTGGTATTATTGGATTTGTTGGTCTACTTGCACCTCATGTTTGTAGGATGATATTTGGAAATGATAATAGATTTTTAATTATTGCATCGGGACTAATGGGAGCAATTATTCTGGTACTAGCTGATACAGCAGCCAGGTTAATTATTAATCCTACAGAATTACCTATAGGCATAATCACCTCTATATGTGGAGCTCCATTTTTTCTTTATATTTTAATTAGAAGAAAAAGTGATTATTTTTGA